Genomic segment of Variovorax sp. OAS795:
CGGCGCTGTTCGTGGCCGAGTGGGCGCACCGGCGCATCGTGCGAACGGAGCGCGAACCTGCGGCCGTCGCGGCCGCCGTCTCCGGGACGGCACGCTGATCCGAAGTGCGCGTGCCGGCCGACAGTGCGTGCGCCGGCGGCTGACGCGTGCATCGGCAAAAACCTACGCAAGAAACCAAAGTCCTCGCCTTCAATGGCCCCGACGTCGAGAGGGGATCGAGGCGTGCCGTACGCCTCGCCGCCGGCGGATCAGGAGACAGCCATGCGTACCCGGAACGAGAAGAAGAACGAAGTGGCAAGCCATAGCGATCGCGACGCCGATCCCGATGGCGGCATCGACCCCCACCCAGGCCTGACCGGCACCACCCGACGCTCGCTGCTGCGCAGCGCGGTGCTGTTCGCGATGTTCTCGGGCGGCGGCATCGGCCTGACCGCCTGCGGGGGAGGTGGCGGCGGTGGCGGAGGCGGGGGCTTCGGAGGCGGCATCGGTGGAGGCGGCGGTGGCGGCACCCCTCCGCCCGACGGTTCCAACACGGTGTTCAAGCATGGCATCGCGAGCGGCGATCCGCTCTCGGACCGTGTGATCCTCTGGACCCGCGTGTCGGTGGCCGCGCCCGGCACCCTCAACGTCGACTGGGAAGTGGCGAGCGACGAACGCTTCGGCATCATCGTCGCGCGCGGCACGGCGAGCACCGGCCCCGAGCGCGACTACACGGTCAAGGTCGACGTCGCCGGCCTGCAGCCGGCCAGCACGTATTTCTATCGCTTTGCCGTGGGCAGCGAGAACTCTCCCATCGGCCGCACCAAGACGCTGCCGGTGGGGGGCGTGTCGCAAGCCAAACTGGCGCTGGTGTCGTGCTCCAACTTCCCGAGCGGCTACTTCAACGTCTATGCCGACATCGCCAAGCGCACCGACATCGACGTGGTGCTGCACCTGGGCGACTACATCTACGAGTACGGCCGCATCGGGTATGCGTCGCAGCTCGCCATTGCGATCGACCGCGAGTCCAACCCCGACCACGAGATTCTCACGCTCGCCGACTACCGCCTGCGCCATGCGCAGTACCGCACCGATGCCGACCTGCGCGCGCTGCACGCGAGGCTGCCGATGATCGCCGTATGGGACGACCACGACGTGGCCGACAACGCATGGTCGGGTGGCGCCTCCAACCACGACGAGTCCACCGAAGGCAGCTATGCCGCACGCCGCGCCGCGGCCGTGCAGGCCTACCACGAGTGGCTGCCGACGCGGCTGCCCGACCCGGCCGACCCGCTGCGCATCTACCGGTCGTTCGACTTCGGCACGCTCGCCTCTATGCACATGCTCGACACCCGGCTGATCGGGCGCGACAGGCAGGTCGATCTCGACCAGTACCTGGCCGGCGAGGCGGCGGCTTCCACGCGGCAGCTGTTGGGCCAGCCGCAGGTGGACTGGCTGTCCGGGCACATGGCCGCCTCGGCCGGCACATGGCAGGTGCTTGGCCAGCAGGTGCTCATGATGCGCATGCACATTCCCCTGAGCGTCGCGGCCAACTTCAGTCTCGAGACGCTGGGCGACTACCTGGCGGCGCAGGCGCTGCCGGAGTCGGCGCGCAGTGAAAGCCAGCGCGCCCTGCTCGCACAGCGCAAGGTGCCCTACAACCTCGACGCGTGGGACGGCTACCCGGCCGCGCGCGACGCGGTGCTGGCCATGGCGCGCAGCCAGGGCAAGAACCTGATCTCGCTGGCCGGCGACACGCACAACGCCTGGGCCGGCAACCTCACCGACACATCGGGCCAGCGCGTGGGGGTGGAATTCGGCACTTCTTCGGTGTCTTCCCCCGGCTTCGAGCGCGCGCTGCCGCTGATCGCCCACGACCTCTTGTCCGACGGCTTCAAGCGCATGGTCGACGACCTGCGCTACGCCGAGACCAGCAAGCGCGGCTATGCCGTGCTGACGCTCACGACGGCCGAAGCGCGCTGCGAATACATCGAGGTCAGCACGGTGTTCAGCCGCGACTATTCGGTGCGGCTGGCCGCCACGCTGCGCGTGCTGCCGGGCGCCGGCAACCTGCAGGTGCTCGCCACCTGAGCCTCGGCGGCGCCGCCCGGCGCCGCGGCCTTGCCAGCTGCGCCCGGCCATGCAACGGCATGGCCGGGCGCTCGTGCGCCAGCCTCCGATCCGCTTCGATCCTGCCCCGGCCACGCTGCGCCGGGCGCGCCAGCGCGTGCGCCGGAACCTCGGCAATCCTCTCGCGACGGAGCTCCTTTTTGATCACCTGCGGTTATTGATCGATCAAGATCTTTCAATTTACGAGGATCAATCGCCTGCCTACGATTGCCGCCAACGATTCCCGCACAACAGTCGGAGACAAGCAGATGGAAAGAACGCTCATGGCCGCGGCGGCGCATGCAGCGCTGGCACAGCCATGGAGCTGGCTGCTGGCGCCGCTCTCCGGCGCCGACGAACACCACATTGCGGACTGGACGGCATGGCACGCCCGGCTCATGGTGCTCGGCTGGGGCATCCTGCTGCCGCTGGGCGCACTGGCGGCGCGCTTCTTCAAGATCGTGCCCGGGCAGGACTGGCCCGCGCAACTGGACAACAAGGCGTGGTGGCATGCCCACCGCGCCATGCAATACGCCGGCGTGCTGGCGATGAGCGCCGGCCTCTGGCTCGCGTGGGGCACGGGTGGCGTCCGCGGCGCCGCGGCGCAGCTGCATGCGTGGCTCGGCTGGGGCCTGTGCATCGCGGGCTGGGCGCAGGTGGCCGGCGGCCTGCTGCGCGGCGGCAAGGGCGGGCCGACCGATGTGCGCCTGCGCGGCGACCACTACGACATGACGCGCTGGCGCGTCGGCTTCGAGCGCGTGCACAAGTCGCTGGGCTGGCTCGCCATCGGCGTTGCTGCCATGACCATCGTCCTCGGCCTCGCCATCGCCGACGCGCCCCGCTGGATGGCCGTCGTCCTGGTGATCTGGTGGAGCGCCTTCGCGGCGGCCTTCGCGCTGCTGCAACGCCGGGGCCGCTGCATCGACACCTACCAGGCCATCTGGGGGCCGGACGCCGCGCACCCCGGCAATCGTCAGCCTGTCGTCGGCTGGGGCGTGCGACGCTACACGGCGGCCGCCTGGCGCGCACGTTCCGGCCCACCCTGACCCCTCGCAAAAAACCAAAACTTCAAGGAAAAGAGATGTCAGGCCTGGAATTGAACAACGTGGTCAAGCGCTTCGGCGAAGTGACCGTGGTGCAGCAGATGGACCTCGCCATCGGCGACGGCGAATTCGTCGTGCTGCTGGGCGAATCGGGCTGCGGCAAGAGCACCACGCTGCGCATGATCGCGGGGCTCGAAGAGGTCAGCGAAGGGCACATCACCATCGGCGGGCGCGACGTCACGCGGGTGGCGCCGATGGCGCGCGACATCGCGATGGTGTTCCAGAACTATGCGCTGTATCCGCACATGGACGTGGGCACCAACATGTCGTTCGCTTTGCGCCTGGCGGGCCGGCCCAGGGCGGAGATCGACAGCAAGGTGGCCGCAGCCGCCAAGGTGCTGAACATCGGCCACCTGCTCGCGCGCAAGCCCAAGGAGCTGTCGGGCGGCCAGCGCCAGCGCGTGGCGATCGGGCGGGCCATCGTGCGCGAGCCCAAGGTCTTCCTGTTCGACGAGCCGCTGTCCAACCTCGACGCCAAGCTGCGCGGCCACATGCGCGCCGAGCTCGCGCTGCTGCACGAGCGCCTGGGCAAGACGACGGTCTATGTGACGCACGACCAGGTCGAAGCCATGACGCTGGCCTCGCGCATCGTGATCTTCGACAAGGGCCGCATCCAGCAGGTGGGCACGCCGTCGGAGGTGTTCACGCGGCCGGCGAGCCTGTTCGTGGCGGGCTTCATCGGCACGCCGACCATGAATTTCTTCCAGGCCCGCTATGCCGAGGAAGACGGGCAATGCCTGCTGCGCGGCGAAGGCTTTGCCTGGCAGGCGCCCGCGTGGCTCGCGGCCCGGCCGCCCGCGCCCGGGCAGGCGCTCACGCTGGGCTTGCGCCCGCAGGCGCTGCGCGCCAGCGCACAGCCGGCACAGCTCGCCGTCACGGTGGACGTGGTGGAGTACCTCGGCACCGAAAGCCAGGTCGTCGGCCACATGGCCGCGCCCTCGGGCCAGCGCGTGGCCGCGATGCTGCCGGGCGATGCGCATGGGCAGCTGCACCGCGCCATCCACCTGGCGTTCGACAGCGAGGACCTGCACGTTTTCGACAGCGGCAGCGGGCACACCTTGCGCCGCTGAGCTTCCTCCACCGATCAACACACACAAGAAAAGAGGTCGCCGTGAAAAGAAGAGATTTCGTGAAGAGCAGTGCCGCCACCGTGTTCGGCGCCGGCTTGCCGCTTCGCAGCGCGTTCGCGCAGAGCCGCTATGCCAGGTACGCGGGACAGACCGTGACCTTCAACATCCCGGCGCATCCGCACTACGACGCGATGCTGAAGATCCTGCCCGAGTTCACGCGGGAGACCGGCATCAAGGTCGACGTGGACAAGCTGTCCATGGGGCGCATGAAGGAAAAGCAGCTGCTCGAGATGGCCAAGCCGCAGGGCGACTACGACCTGGTGAGCTATGTGGTGATGTGGAAGGGCGAGTACGTCGCCAAGAACCTCGTCCATCCGCTGGAGCGCTTCTTCAGGAATGCCGCGCTGGTCGATCCGGAGTTCGACCTGAAGGACATCATCCCGATCTACCTGGAGAACCTCGGCCTCGTCGGCGGGCCCAAGGGCTACCTGGCCGGCCCGGGCGCGCAGCTCTACGGCCTGCCCTATGGCGCCGAGACTTCGGTGCTCGCCTATCGGCGCGACCTCTTTGCCAAGCACGACCTGCAGCCGCCCGGCAACTACGACGAGTTCGCCAGGCTGCTGCGCGTGCTGAAGGACAAGGAAGGCATCGGCGCGCTGGCCTCGCGCGGACAGGCCGGCCACCAGTGCGTGCATGCCTGGCTGCTGCATCTGAACCCGCTCGGCGGCAGCATCTTCGACAACGAGTGGAAAGTGCGCTTCAACGACGCGGCGGGCATCAGGGCGCTCAAGTTCCTGCAGGAGGTGGTGGCCACCGGCCCGGCCGGCATCCCGGCCTACGGACAGGGCGAGAGCAACACCGCGTTCCTGCAGGGGCAGGCCCGCCATGTACCTGGATTCGACCTCGCTCGCCGGCCTGGTGAACGATCCTTCCAAATCGCGGATCGCGGGCAAGGTGAGCTGGGCGCTGCACCCCATGGGCACGCGCCGCGCATCGCAGTCGGGCGGCCTCGGCCTCGCGATCCCCAAGAACGCGAAGAACGCCGATGCGGGCTTCCTGCTGATGCAGTGGCTCACCGCCAAGGCGCAGGACAAGGCCTGCACCCGGGCCGGCGGCACGCCGGTGCGCAACTCGACCATGGCCGATGCCGAGCTTGTCCGCCAGTACCCGGAGTTCATCACCTTCAGGGAGGCGCTGAAGTACAGCAACCCCGACTGGCGGCCGATCATCCCGGTGTGGGACAAGATCAACGTGCAGGCCCTGGGCGTCGGCATCTCCGAGGCCCTGACCGGCAAGAAGACCGCCGAGGCCGCGCTCAACGACCTGGTCGGTCCGGTCACGCAGATCATGCGCGAAGCGAGCTACAAGGTCTGACCGCGATGCGCACCTCTCCCTGGGTTCCGGCCTTCTATCTCGGGCCGGCCGTGCTGATCATGGCCGCGGCCTGCCTCTACCCCGTCGTGTCGGCGTTCCAGCTCGGCTTCTTCGACTGGAGCATGGGCACGCCGTGGAGCGAGGCCCGCTGGGTCGGGCTCGACAGCTTCGTCTCGGCCTTCTCCAACCCGCGCGTCTGGTCGTCGCTGTGGACCACGCTGCAGTTCGCGGCAGTGAGCGTCACGGCGGAGATGGTGCTGGGCATCGCGCTGGCGCTGGCACTGGAACGGCCGGTGCGCGGCACGGCGTTCTTCCGCACGCTGTTCATCCTGCCGATGATGATCGCGCCCATTGCGGTGGGCCTTGCATGGCGCTACCTGTTCGATGCGCAGTTCGGCCTGGTCAATGCGGTTCTGGCCTTGTTCGGCATCGCGGCGCGCGGCTGGCTGGCCGACCCGACGCTGGCCTTCGCCGCCATCGTCGTGGCCGACATCTGGCAGTGGACGCCCTTCGTCTTCATCATGATGGTGGCGGCGCTGGCCAACGTGGACGGCGCGGTGATCGAGGCTTCGCGCATCGACGGCGCCAAGTGGTGGCAGATGACCTTCCTGGTCAAGCTGCCGATGGTGATGCACGTGATCGCCATCACGCTGATGATGCGGCTGATCGACGCCTTCCGCGTGCTCGAGGTGATCTACGTGCTGACCTTCGGCGGCCCGGGCGATGCGACCGAGATCCTCGCGCTGCATATCTACAAGACAGCCTTCGTCGGCCAGCAGCTCGGCGCGGCGGCTGCCATCTCGGTGCTGCTGCTGCTGGTGGTGGTGGCCCTGTCCTGGGGTGCGCTGCGGCTGTCGAACCCGTTGAAGAACGACAGGTGAGGCGCCGTCCATGAAACGCTCCCCTCTTGTCACGGTGCTGCACTACGCGATGCTGGTCGCGCTCGCGGCGCTGTGCATCGCGCCCATCGCGGTGATCTTCACCACCAGCCTGCGCCAGCAGGTGCAGATCTTCGCCGAGCCGCTGAACTTCATCTTCACGCCCACGCTGGAGAACTACCGCGCCGTGCTGCAGGAAGACAAGTTCAGCAGCTACCTGATGAACAGCCTGTTCGTCGGCATCGTCTCCACCGCGGTCACGCTGGTGTTGGGCTGCATGGCGGCGTATGGCCTGGCGCGCTTCCGCTTTGCGGGGCGCAACACCATCGCCTACACCACGCTCCTGCTGCGCACCGTGCCGCTGGCCGTGCTGGCCATCCCGGTCTTCATGATCTGGAGCCAGTGGCACCTGATCAACAGCCTTTGGGGACTGGTGCTGCTCTACGTGGCGGTCAACCTGCCGTTCACCATCTGGCTGCTCTACGGCTTCGTGCTGCAGGTGCCGGTCGAGCTGGAAGAGGCCGCCGCCATCGACGGCTGCGGCCCGATCCAGGTGTTCGTGAAGGTGCTGCTGCCGCTCATGGCGCCGGGCCTGGCCGCGGCGTCGATCTTCACCTTCCGCATCGCAGTGGAACGAGTTCATCCTGGCGCTGGTGCTGACCGACCGGCACACGCGCACGCTGCCGGTGGCGGCCTCGCTGTTCATCACCGACATGGGCGTGGACTGGGGCAAGGTGATGGCAATGGGCAGCCTCATCGCGATCCCGCCGCTGATCTTCACCTTCGTCGCTGCGCGCCAGATCATCACCGGGCTCACCGCCGGGGCGGTCAAGGGATGATGACCATGCCGACGAACCCGACCTTCATCGGCCGGCGCCAGCTGATCCAGGCGGCGGGCGCGTATGGCGCCGCCTGCTGGGGTCTCGGCGCCCATGCGCAGGGCGCGGGCCAGGCAGCCTGGGGCAAGCTGCGCGGGCAGACCATCCGCGTGAGCTATCCCGGTCCGCACCCGCACTACGACGCCGCCGAAAAGCTCTTCGACGATTTCACGCGCGAGACCGGCATCAGGATCGAGCGCGACCGCACGCCCTATCTCGACATGAAGGACCGCCAGCTGGCGGGCATGCGCAAGCCGCAGGGCGACCACGACGTGATCACCTACCTTGTCGTGTGGAAGGCCGAGTACATCAAGGAGAAGCTGCTGCGCCCGCTCGACGACATGCTGGCCGACCCGCTGCTGGCCATGCCGGGCTATGAATTCAGCGACCTGATTCCGGCCTATGTGCAGGCCATCGGCAGGGCGAACGGTCCGAAGCCGAACCTGGCCGCGCCAGACACAAGGCTGTATGGGCTGCCCTGCGGCGCGGAAACCAGCGTGCTCGGTTTCCGGCGCGACATCCTGGAACGGCAGAAGCTGCATGTGCCGGCCACCTACGACGAACTGCTGCATGCCTGCGAGGTGATCCGCGACAAGGAAAAGATCGGCGGCGTCACCTCGCGCTCGCAGGCGGGCCACCAGGTCACGCATGCCTGGCTGCTGCATCTGTCGCCATTCGGCGGCCAGGTGTTCGACGCCGGCTTCAGGCCCGTGCTGCACGAGGAGCCGGGCATCAAGGCCGCGGAGACGCTTCGCCGCCTGGTGGAAACCGGGCCGGCGGGCGCCGGCAATGCCGGCTTCGACGAGATGCAGGCCGCGTTCCTCGACGGCGAATGCGCGTTCTATCTCGACTCGCTGGCGGTGATGGGACCGGCCAAGGACCCGAGGCGCTCGAAGGTGGCGGACAAGATCGCCTATGCGATGCACCCGAGTGCCAGGCGCATGTCGGGCCAGACCGGCGGCTTCGGCCTTGCGATTCCGAAGAACGCGCGCCGGCCCGAGGCCGCCTGCGCGTTCATCCAGTGGATGACCAGCAAGGCCAGCGATCTTCGCGTGGCGACGCTGGGCGGCAACACGGGGCGCTGGTCGACACTGGCCAATGTCGATTTCAAGATCAGGAATCCCGAGCAGGGCATCCTGCCTTTCGTGCTGCGTGCCGCCAACCCCGACTGGCGGCCCCAGATTCCCGAATGGGACGAGATGAGCAAGAACATCATCGGACAGGCGCTGCCCGATGTGCTCGCAGGCCGCCGCACCGCACGCGAGGCGCTGGCCTCCACCGTGGCGCCGCTGGCGTCGCTGCTGCGAAGCGGTGGCTGGACCAGCGCGGAACGTACCCGGGACTGCTGCGAAAGACCCACCGCATGAACACCCCCATCGACATCTTCGACCCGCGGCTGTCGCCCGTGGTCGAAGGCGCGCGGCTCGAGAAGCTGTGCACCGGCGCCGCGTGGAGCGAAGGCCCGGTCTGGATGCACGAGGACGACGCCGTGCTGTGGAGCGACATCCCCAACGACCGCATGCTGCGCTGGAGCCCGAAGGACGGCATGTCGGTCTGGCGCAGCGGCGTCGAGTTCACCAACGGCCACGCGCGCGCCCTGAACGGCGACCTGCTGCATTGCTCGCACGGCCTGCGCGCCATTGTGCGCACCCGTGTTTCAGCCGATGGCGTGCACGCCGGCACGCACGACGAGATCGTGGTCGACCGCCATCTCGGCAAGCGCCTCAATTCGCCCAACGACATCGTCGTGAAGCGCGACGGCACGATCTGGTTCACCGATCCGCCCTACGGCATCGCGAGCGACCGCGAAGGCCACCGTGCCGAGCGCGAGCAGGCGGCCAACTTCGTGTTCCGCTTCGACCCCGCAACCGGCCGGCTCGATGCCATGACCGATGCCGTCGAGGAGCCCAACGGCCTCGCGTTCTCGCCCGACGAATCGCTGCTCTACGTGAGCGACACCTCGGCCGCGATGCGCAGCGACGGCGGCGGGCGCCACCACCTGATGGTGTTCGACGTGCATGCCGGCGGGCTCTCGAACCCGCGCGTCTTTGCCGAGGTGAACCCCGGACTGCCCGATGGCTTCCGGCTCGATGCAGCGGGCTGGGTCTACACCAGCAGCCTGGACAGCGTGCAGGTCTATCACCCCGACGGCAGCCTGCTCGGCAAGATCCATGTGCCCGAAAAGGTGGGCAACCTCTGCTTCGGCGGCGCCCGGCGCAACCAGCTCTACATCGCAGCGAGCTCCTCGCTTTACCGCATCACGCTTCGTACGGAAGGAATCCAGCGTCCATGACACAAGAAATCCTGCTCCTGGTGGAAAAGTGCAGCCACTGCTTCAGCTACTACGCCGTCGAAAGCGGCGAGCGGCTGCACAGTATCGGGCTCGAAGATTTTCCGCATGAGTTCGTGGTGGACGCGGCCAGGCGCTTCGCCTACGTGGGCCACTACGGCGTGGAGACCTCGGGCCACCCGGGCCACGGCGGCACGCGCATCTTCCAGATCGACCTTGCGGGCCGCAAGCTCGCGCGCACCATCGACATCGCGCCGTTCAACCGCGTGCACGGCATGCAGATGGACGAGCAGGGCCGCCTCTATGCACTGAGCGAAGACCGCGCGCAGCTCGTGGTGCTCGACCATCCCGAGACCGACACGGCCCCGCGCCGCGCCGTGCCCGCGGGCGGCATCAAGAGCCACCTGTTCGCGCTCACGCGCGACGGGCAGACGGCCTACGTGATGAACCTGCTCTCGCACACCGTGAGCAAGGTGCGGCCGCACGACGCCACGACGCTGCCGGTGTCCTGCTCGCCCGGCGACAAGCCCGAGGGTTGTGCGCTCTCGGCCGACGAGAAGACGCTCTACGTCACCAACCGCTGGAGCAACACGCTCGCGGCGATCGACACCGCGCGCATGAAGGTGCTGCGCGAGGCCCCTTCGCGCGACGACCCGACGCGCATCTACCTGTACCGCGACGGGCGGCTGGTGGTCACCAACTA
This window contains:
- a CDS encoding alkaline phosphatase D family protein; this encodes MRTRNEKKNEVASHSDRDADPDGGIDPHPGLTGTTRRSLLRSAVLFAMFSGGGIGLTACGGGGGGGGGGGFGGGIGGGGGGGTPPPDGSNTVFKHGIASGDPLSDRVILWTRVSVAAPGTLNVDWEVASDERFGIIVARGTASTGPERDYTVKVDVAGLQPASTYFYRFAVGSENSPIGRTKTLPVGGVSQAKLALVSCSNFPSGYFNVYADIAKRTDIDVVLHLGDYIYEYGRIGYASQLAIAIDRESNPDHEILTLADYRLRHAQYRTDADLRALHARLPMIAVWDDHDVADNAWSGGASNHDESTEGSYAARRAAAVQAYHEWLPTRLPDPADPLRIYRSFDFGTLASMHMLDTRLIGRDRQVDLDQYLAGEAAASTRQLLGQPQVDWLSGHMAASAGTWQVLGQQVLMMRMHIPLSVAANFSLETLGDYLAAQALPESARSESQRALLAQRKVPYNLDAWDGYPAARDAVLAMARSQGKNLISLAGDTHNAWAGNLTDTSGQRVGVEFGTSSVSSPGFERALPLIAHDLLSDGFKRMVDDLRYAETSKRGYAVLTLTTAEARCEYIEVSTVFSRDYSVRLAATLRVLPGAGNLQVLAT
- a CDS encoding cytochrome b561 domain-containing protein, with the translated sequence MERTLMAAAAHAALAQPWSWLLAPLSGADEHHIADWTAWHARLMVLGWGILLPLGALAARFFKIVPGQDWPAQLDNKAWWHAHRAMQYAGVLAMSAGLWLAWGTGGVRGAAAQLHAWLGWGLCIAGWAQVAGGLLRGGKGGPTDVRLRGDHYDMTRWRVGFERVHKSLGWLAIGVAAMTIVLGLAIADAPRWMAVVLVIWWSAFAAAFALLQRRGRCIDTYQAIWGPDAAHPGNRQPVVGWGVRRYTAAAWRARSGPP
- the ugpC gene encoding sn-glycerol-3-phosphate ABC transporter ATP-binding protein UgpC codes for the protein MSGLELNNVVKRFGEVTVVQQMDLAIGDGEFVVLLGESGCGKSTTLRMIAGLEEVSEGHITIGGRDVTRVAPMARDIAMVFQNYALYPHMDVGTNMSFALRLAGRPRAEIDSKVAAAAKVLNIGHLLARKPKELSGGQRQRVAIGRAIVREPKVFLFDEPLSNLDAKLRGHMRAELALLHERLGKTTVYVTHDQVEAMTLASRIVIFDKGRIQQVGTPSEVFTRPASLFVAGFIGTPTMNFFQARYAEEDGQCLLRGEGFAWQAPAWLAARPPAPGQALTLGLRPQALRASAQPAQLAVTVDVVEYLGTESQVVGHMAAPSGQRVAAMLPGDAHGQLHRAIHLAFDSEDLHVFDSGSGHTLRR
- a CDS encoding sugar ABC transporter permease, with amino-acid sequence MRTSPWVPAFYLGPAVLIMAAACLYPVVSAFQLGFFDWSMGTPWSEARWVGLDSFVSAFSNPRVWSSLWTTLQFAAVSVTAEMVLGIALALALERPVRGTAFFRTLFILPMMIAPIAVGLAWRYLFDAQFGLVNAVLALFGIAARGWLADPTLAFAAIVVADIWQWTPFVFIMMVAALANVDGAVIEASRIDGAKWWQMTFLVKLPMVMHVIAITLMMRLIDAFRVLEVIYVLTFGGPGDATEILALHIYKTAFVGQQLGAAAAISVLLLLVVVALSWGALRLSNPLKNDR
- a CDS encoding extracellular solute-binding protein; protein product: MKRSPLVTVLHYAMLVALAALCIAPIAVIFTTSLRQQVQIFAEPLNFIFTPTLENYRAVLQEDKFSSYLMNSLFVGIVSTAVTLVLGCMAAYGLARFRFAGRNTIAYTTLLLRTVPLAVLAIPVFMIWSQWHLINSLWGLVLLYVAVNLPFTIWLLYGFVLQVPVELEEAAAIDGCGPIQVFVKVLLPLMAPGLAAASIFTFRIAVERVHPGAGADRPAHAHAAGGGLAVHHRHGRGLGQGDGNGQPHRDPAADLHLRRCAPDHHRAHRRGGQGMMTMPTNPTFIGRRQLIQAAGAYGAACWGLGAHAQGAGQAAWGKLRGQTIRVSYPGPHPHYDAAEKLFDDFTRETGIRIERDRTPYLDMKDRQLAGMRKPQGDHDVITYLVVWKAEYIKEKLLRPLDDMLADPLLAMPGYEFSDLIPAYVQAIGRANGPKPNLAAPDTRLYGLPCGAETSVLGFRRDILERQKLHVPATYDELLHACEVIRDKEKIGGVTSRSQAGHQVTHAWLLHLSPFGGQVFDAGFRPVLHEEPGIKAAETLRRLVETGPAGAGNAGFDEMQAAFLDGECAFYLDSLAVMGPAKDPRRSKVADKIAYAMHPSARRMSGQTGGFGLAIPKNARRPEAACAFIQWMTSKASDLRVATLGGNTGRWSTLANVDFKIRNPEQGILPFVLRAANPDWRPQIPEWDEMSKNIIGQALPDVLAGRRTAREALASTVAPLASLLRSGGWTSAERTRDCCERPTA
- a CDS encoding SMP-30/gluconolactonase/LRE family protein, whose product is MNTPIDIFDPRLSPVVEGARLEKLCTGAAWSEGPVWMHEDDAVLWSDIPNDRMLRWSPKDGMSVWRSGVEFTNGHARALNGDLLHCSHGLRAIVRTRVSADGVHAGTHDEIVVDRHLGKRLNSPNDIVVKRDGTIWFTDPPYGIASDREGHRAEREQAANFVFRFDPATGRLDAMTDAVEEPNGLAFSPDESLLYVSDTSAAMRSDGGGRHHLMVFDVHAGGLSNPRVFAEVNPGLPDGFRLDAAGWVYTSSLDSVQVYHPDGSLLGKIHVPEKVGNLCFGGARRNQLYIAASSSLYRITLRTEGIQRP
- a CDS encoding YncE family protein yields the protein MTQEILLLVEKCSHCFSYYAVESGERLHSIGLEDFPHEFVVDAARRFAYVGHYGVETSGHPGHGGTRIFQIDLAGRKLARTIDIAPFNRVHGMQMDEQGRLYALSEDRAQLVVLDHPETDTAPRRAVPAGGIKSHLFALTRDGQTAYVMNLLSHTVSKVRPHDATTLPVSCSPGDKPEGCALSADEKTLYVTNRWSNTLAAIDTARMKVLREAPSRDDPTRIYLYRDGRLVVTNYGERSLSVVDAASLEELARIPMAARPIALSFHPTRPLAFVSQDNDKLGYFNMETLAFERFIATQREPDVSCVVTL